The DNA sequence aCAATAGTGTTATGGTTACTACTATTCTTTTTTATTAGTTGATTTACTTTTTtgacaatttttatatttacttttattattattattctatgTTATATATCGTGACAAGTTATAAGGATTTCGTTAGCATTAAAAAGGTTTTTCTTGATGATTACTATATAGTATATACCACTAAAGTTTTTTAATTAACGACAAAGTATAAAAGAGTTAGTGTACTCTAATTTTctgtaaatattttaataactattttCATTGTCACTAAAGACAACTAAATATAATTGTCActaaattttctttttcgtAGTGTACATTTTATATtgaaatatattaattttatataagttTTAGTTCGAGAccatactaaaataaaaatacagaaATATTATGCTGCATTATTTATAGAGAAAATAAGGGCAAATTAAACACACATATATTTtggtataaaaaattatactttttataCCCCTAAAATAATTAgataataaagataaaatacaaAGACATGAAATATTGACCTACATCCTTTttggattatatatatatatatatgtttctttaaatttcttatAGGCTCCAGAGGAGTTTATTGATGCCGATGGAGGTGAAGCACTTGAAAGAGACGGCATATATTTAAGAAGCACAAGTCCTAGAGCAATGCAGAAAGCGTATCTTAGACAATTCCAAAGAGACTTGAAAGCGTTTCTGAAGTCACGTTCAGAAGAATTGGTACCAGGTGGTGAGATGGTTTTAACATTTATTGGAAGGCAAAATAATACTTCTGAAATCAGAGCTACTTGGGACTTATTGGGCTTTGCACTCAATGATATGCTCTcagaggtatatatatatatatgatactAACATTTCTTAATGCAAAAATTTAAGTATATTTATATGTCTAtcatttgtaatttttttccattttttaagtaataaaaattaaatactaaatttagtcataaaaattttaaatgtcataaaatcatttatttaaaaaaatttgaaattaaggAAACATGAACAATAATATATTTATCGTGTACAAACTTTTCCTTTGCTTCTTCCTCTGGCTTTTACATGCATtcatttctctttaatttctcaaCATCAATTTTCAATAATAAATATTTCTTTGTATCGTATACACATAGTATTTAAAAATgttttatatacataaaaaaaattgtgtatttGTATACatttaaacaacaacaaaacaacaacaacaacaacaacaaagccttgtcccactaagtggggtcggctacatgaatcaaacgacgccattgtgctctgtcatgtatcatgtctacagagagaccgtttacatgtagatctcgtttgaccacctcacggatggtcttcttaggtcttcctctgcctttcgctctttgtccatcttccatctcatccaccctcctgactggatgttctatcggtcttcttcccacatgtccaaaccacctgagacgcgattcaaccatcttttccacaatgggtgctactccaactctctcccttatatcttcattccttattttatccaatcgcgtatgaccactcatccatctcaacatcttcatctctgccacactcagcttatgttcgtactcccctttagccgcccaacactccgtaccatacagcatagccggtcttatagcggtgcgatagaatttacctttaagttttaaaggcactttttgtcgcatataaaaccagatgcactccgccattttgaccaacctgcttggatcctatgatttacatcctgttcaatctctccattatcctgtatgatgcacccaagatacttaaaacttttaacttttcgtaggatgttttctccaatcttcacctctatattggagttttcccttctcagactgaatttacattccatatattccgtcttgttacggcttatgcgcagaccatacacttctagagcttctctccataactccaacttcttatttaggtcttcccttgactctcccataaggacgatatcatcggcaaaaagcatgcaccatggcacaggctcttggatgtgctctgtgagtacttccaagactaatgtgaaaaggtatggacttaaggatgatccctggtgtaatcctataccaatagggaattcctctgtcacaccaccttgagtcttcacactagttgtggccccatcatacatgtgtttgattgcccgaatatatgcgatccttactctcctcttttctaaaaccttccataagacctcccttggtaccctatcatacgcttttccaaatcaataaacaccatgtgcagatcccttttattactacgatacctctccatcatccttcttaataggtatatcgcttcagtggtagatctgcctggcataaatccaaattggttctctgttacttgtgtctcttttctcaacctccgttctatcaccctttcccataacttcatagtatgactcataagcttaatccctctatagtttccgcaactttgtatcccccttattcttgtagataggtaccaaggtgctctttctccactcatcaggcatcttctttgaccttaaaatctcattaaaaagcttggttaaccagttgatgccttttcctccaagacccttccaaacctcaatcgggatattatcaggtcctactgccctgccatttttcatctgctttagagcctcttttacctcgaagtctcgaatccttcgatagtagtcaaagttttgatcttcttcccttgtgcataatcgaccaaggctcggaagagtcttctgtccctcattaaataactcgtagaagtagctcttccacctttcattaatcttctcctcttgagccacacctctccatccttatcctttatgcacttaacctgatccaaatctctcgttcttctttcccgactctttgcgattctatatatacatttttctccttctttcgtgcccaaagactggtagagaccctcatatgctcttgtccttgcttcacttacagccacttttgtctctttcttagccgccttatatttttcccagttatctgcattgcggcataaagaccactctttaaagcattttctttttatctttatcttttcttgtatacttgcattccaccaccaggactccttgtctcttggtcctattcctttagattcaccaaaactttcttttgctgttcttctaataacttctgccatctccctccacatctcttccgcgcttccattcccatcccactttgcctcttctcctacccgtcttaggaagcttctttgttcctcacctttcatccaccaccacctcgtccttgggttcttcgtatgatgtcttttcctcaacttttgctcaacgcgaaaatccatgacgagcaccctatgttgtgttgtcaaactctctcccgggataattttacagttaatgcaaaatttccggtcgactctcctcaacaagaagaagtcgatttgagagcttgtcatgccactcttataggttataagatgttcgtctctctttttaaaacatgtatttgcgatgagaagatcaaaagttgaggaaaagtccaaaatagttttaccttcggcattgatcaccccgaaaccatggcctccgtgaatactcccatatccagtcacttctctcccaacatggccatttaaatctcctcctaagaaatcttatctcccaaaggtatgccttgaaccaaactctctagatcctcccaaaaccttatcttgtgttgttcgtctgaacccacttgcggtgcataggcgctaatcacatggaaagcacCTCCCTCTACCACtagtttgatagagatgatccgatctcccaccctcttgacatccactacgtccttcttccactgcttatccacaattattccaaccccattcctattcttcacctttcctgtataccaaagtttgaaaccagaagtatccaactccctagcctttgcaccaacccatttcgtttcttgtaggcacataatgttaatcttcctccttgtcatggtgtccaccacctccatggactttcctgttagagtgcctatgttccatgtcccaaatctcaaccttctgtcGTTTCGACCTTTATCTTTTcctttgtgaactagcttatttaccctcgtccgttcacgaaaacgcgagaacccttgctcatttaacactacatccgGGCACCGATGCAGCGGCTCTTGCTTCGACACCGTACTCGAGCCATACGACGCGTTGCTTCCGGCAACGACCTAGCTTTAGCGCAATAAtgtctttgattcatgtcatgggggttcggctatatttttatgttggttgccgaagacctaacacaaccctcctcctttatccgGGCTTGGGACCGGCTATGTACCGCAAGTGTAACATAGGCGGAGTTATTTGTatacatttaaaattttacatatttttaatatgcctattttatatatattctaatatatattcTATACATATCATTGCTTAGTTCTTAATTTTTGCTATACATTATTGTGTAGTATTTAATTTATAGcttgaataatatatatatattaggcACAATAATAACATGTATGTTGCATTGTGACAGAATTTGATTGAAAAGGAAACTTTGAAATCCTTCAATATCCCAAATTAtgacccttcaatggaagaagtTAAAGAAATAATTGAGGAAGAAGGGTCTTTCATTCTTCACAGAGTGGAAACTATCTGGATGGGTTGGCATGGCAACATGATGAATAATGAAGAAGGTGCTAATGGCAATAAACTTGATGAGAATATGACAGGGGAGTTTATAGCTAAATACATTAGAGCTGTTACTGAACCTCTTTTAAAGGCTCATTTTGGACAAAGGATCATGGATGAGTTGTTCCTTAGGTTTAAAGATAAGGTTGCCCAACTTCTTAGGGATATTCAAATATTGGAATTTCCAAATTTTATAGTGTCTCTTATTAAAAATGCTTAATATAAAGAGGTATGTATTGTTATGTGACATTTATTGTTCTTTTAACTTCCCCCCTCCTCCTTTCTTGCATTTTGTAATTTGTATAATGAATGTTTGATGTCCAAATGCGAAAACGATACTACAGTGTATTCCCGTTTTTATAGGTCTCTTCTTAAATAatgtcataaaaaataattgcactaaaaattattatgtttaaATATAATGTTTAGGCGATTGTAAATTTTTTTCcataaatatttgattttattattttttacaaaaataagataATAATATAGATATTAATTATGAGAAATACTAAAGGaccatcaaaatttaattttttttgccatCACTTTTAGCTATCAATCCAATTTCTTTAGTCTAATAATTCAACAACATATTTTATCTCACACTTTTAAATATTGtggtaaaaaataataaattctaatggCTCCTTAATATTTCTCAATAATTATTACTAATCATAACATCCATTTAATTTTTCGTTTagtcatttatttttaatatgtaaaaGTAGATGGATAAGTTTACCCACATTACTTCAATACTTTTAAGAgatctttcttcttctactgaTGCCATATCAGCAATATTGTTTACTTGgcaaaattttagaataaacCACTTAATTTTTGTCAAATCaactattattttcaaatcagcaaaaaaaatatatacaaaagaatATACAAGTAATAGAAATATATGTAAATTATGGTGCAAAATTACTAATAAcaataattagaaattaataGTGTTTAACTAAATTTATAACCTACATAGACATTCAATATTTGAATTCATATccctatatttattatatcttactATTATAAgcaatacaataaatttataatctcaataattaatttattaattgtaTAAATAACTCATTGAATTTAATAAACATCCATATTACAAAtatcataataatattattgatcaTAATAATTTTTACATTACAAATATTCAAAATCCATACTATTTGAACTACTTATATAAGTCTCTTATCACTATTCCTTTTCTGAactacacaacatctcaaactTACTCAATGAAGTATCATTCTTTGGACAATATCACCAAATAGATCGACAATTGGTTTATCAAAATTCGTGTGGTTCGTCTATGAAAAATATTAACACCCTTAAATGAAGAGGAGCCTTTTTGTTTAGAAATGATTATATTAGATGAAAAAGTGcaaaacaaatatatttattgtatttttaaattgaatttacgagaaaaatactttaattatttttactttttatattattttataatactttatatataattgtattttaatatcgCTTTTAATTATTATACTTCTTTCAATATGCTATTTATTGTTCCTTTtctaataacttaaaaaaaatgtaataaattttttaactaattattaaCTACGATTTACTAACACTGCAGAGAACACCTCTTCGTGcaattgtaaagaaaaaaatgatgaaaaaatttcaaatattttttcaagaagaaaaagtcatactataaaaaaattgagaatagAAGATACAAATGATTTGTATAGACCAATTAAAGGTATAATGAAAGCAAATTTTTTACTCACAACTGTTGTGAACGAAATTAAAGATCTAATTTTAAACATTCTTTAACACTATTTTGAATTTGCATTATTTGAGACATTGTCTGACAGAGtgggtaaaaaaaaatattaacggGTAATTTTACTTTATACTATTtcaattattcttattaaaaataacttattcaaaaaaataatctacacatttttgttctttttattgTAGATGTCATTGGAAAACTGCATGCACATCAAGAGATTAAggagaaataaaataatacaaattcaagacacatcttcggaagaaagaagaaagtaaCAACTCAAACAACaaccaataaaaaaaagaggGTGAGTGCTACATAAAAAGTCATGAACTAAAATAAATGCAAAAGTCAAACCACCAAATAAAAATGTCACTTTGTACAACTCCAACATCCAAATCTTTTGTactacaaattattttaaataaaatacctTTCAAATTTAACTTTAGTTTacacatatttaatttaattctacaaaacataacaatttttaatatttactaTATACTATAATTAATTTACCACCCCGTGGATCGCGCGGGTCTTATTCTagttatataataaaaatagaaaaaatctTAAGGACTAGTCACTACAAGAAAGACGTAAAATACGCCGGATTTACCGTTAGATTTAACAACGGATATTAGCGGTGGCTTTACCATGGATTTCAATGTCAAATTTGTTAGGTTAAAGAATTACTGACGGATTTCCATTTTCAATGATAAATTCGCTAGTAATAATTGGAGAGAAGACAAGAAAGATAGGCGCGAAATTTAGCGTCGGATTTACTGTTGAATTATTTCAACGGTAAATACGTTTAGTGAAACGCTATGTTTTTGTGACCCATAATCGGATTTATTTGCCAGTAAATTCGACGGTAATTGTACTttaaattctctctctctctctctctctctctcacctcTTGCCTCCCAGGCTCTCTCTAACTCTCTCTCATCTCCTCTCTGTCAATACCTCACCATTAGCCCCCTCCTCTCCAGCAGCCCCCTCCGACGGCACGCTCTCACCGTTCTGTTGTCGTTGCTACTGCAAATGCTCCTGTCGTCgcttttgttcttcttcttcttcttcttcttgcgcCAGCGTGAGGAGGAAGGTCAAAAGCTCCTACTCAGACGttccattctcctattaaaacTCATTTCATGTAATgcttctaaatttttaaaataggaTTAAGGTCTGAACTTAtttgttattataaaataagatttgtgttgattattgttgatttgtGTTGATTATTCAGGTTGCTTAGTTAagttttcattatattttttattattatttttgatttaatttgttcttaatcttttacttaaaaattattttttagtgctttaattttcttttcaagttGCTTGTTGTTTTAATTAGGTGATAATTTATaatcaattataaaatttataaaaactaGTTCAACATGCTTTTATGTTtcttgaatttgaatttgtttggactaaattaattgattttctgCTGAATTTCTATAATGTCCTACTGATTGTTGTATCATTGATGCTGAATTGTGTGAATTGATGTTGAATGAAAACTTGGTTGTGCTATTTCTTATTGTTTTATGCTTTAACATGCCAAGTGTTCGATTATATGTCTCTATGTCTAATTTGTGTTTATTTAGTTGATAATTAGTATTGTCCTCGAGTTAGAttcaatttttagttttagcTAGAGGATTTAAGTTGTTAAGAtatgttaaatttaaaatattaggtTGTACTCATTTACTATAAAAATGTAAGTACATAATTTTTAGGATTATTCTAATTCATATGTATAGTTATTGAAGACATTATTTAGTTTAAGGCAACAATTTAACACTCATTTTTCAAATCTTGGTGAAATTTActtaattttctatatttttaaataaatatataatgattaatGTTATATATAATGACATTCTTTGAGATttaaatatcaatatatatgATGCTCTTATGAATATATACAATAGTATAAACAAGTTAATATTTTCTGTTGGAAATGTTATGAATTTAATTGAGTTTTTAACTGATGTTGCGGATTGAGGTTAGTAGGATTTGTGGGAATCGTAAAGGTGAATATATGTCCAATTTTAGGGGAGGTTatgtcaaaatatttttgaaataatatagTTTAAGAATTTGTATTGTATATATGTTGATTAGTGTTAATTGGTATTCTCTTTGCAGACATGACAACGGATAGTAGAGGTATCACGAGACAGTCTCATAGTCGTGGTAGAAGAAGAGTTTTCACCAGTACCTTAGGAACTTCTCAGTCATTGTCCTCTACCCTGACTACCCCGTCGACCATTGTGAGGTCACATGCGGGTCTACTGGACCAAGAGTTCATTATGGTCCCGAACTCCAACTATGTGCCTCCTTTTGCTACTCCTCCTCCAACTCTATCGACAGAGACCGCGGTGGATGAATCTTCTAATGCGTCTCAGCCAGATGCTCCTCCACCACTACCCGTCATACGAATGAGGATGTGATCTGATGGCATGCAGGCGTGAGTACTATTTTCATGTCTTTTATCCGCAAtctattttgaatttgttaagttttatgtgtttttatgtgtttgttaatCGTAAGTTTTTCATTGATAAGTTTGCACCAAACAATAATGCATGTACATAGAAGATCTCCAATGTGATTAAATCTATATACAACAACCCATGGTCGAACTGCACGAAGATCCTTACTGAGACTAGAGAACGATAATTTCATAAGTGAGCGGTAAAAACCCAATGTTATTGAATTAACTGTATTTTATTTCGACTAACTAATATTGTTGAATTACTTTGTGCAGGAGAAATTTATATGGGATAGAGAACAAGATATCTTGATAAGAAAAATCTACGACCATCGAATAGTTAGGTGACTTCAGCAGATGATGCAGGACGTTTGTCAGGGGCGCGACCACCTTACGATTTGGCTCCATCCAGATATTAAGAAGGAACTGGACATCAATTTTAGTACTAATGAGGGGTTCAAGCGTCATTGTCTGACGAACAGAACTAACAGGGTTTCACCGAGGTCGTCAAAGTATATTGGTGGACTGGCGACTTTCATGCAGACGAAGAGCAGGCTAGTACGTAGTTTGCTAATCTTTgttaattattacttgaattaattgttacttgatttattttattagttagtTTCAATATGTGTAGTCTAAATTGTTGGAGCGTGAGGCGATATTAGCAGAGACCTTCAAGTATACCAATACGTTGAAAGCCAACTAGGAGAGATTTGCTGATGAGCGTTCTACAGCTCATTATATGAGTTtcaattaattctaaatttGAAATGTATTCGGTTTAAAGTCAATTAACAGTCATCCTAATCACAATGTATGTTACACAGACGAACTACACGCAGAAGTTGGAGGCTGCAACCCAGCAATCTCAACCTAGTGGGACGACCCCGGCTCTAATGCCTCAATCATTGATCCTAatagggttttttttttcaattttcagtTATACGTATGTTTTgaaaaatgaataatcaatggGTCAATGAGGACATTCAAAGTCGAGTTTTCATGGAGTGGTACAGATTACAGATTATTATGTGggctttaaaaatataaaagaataatatGTGAACAACCCCAAACCCAAATGCCTGATCATTCCCTAccatacaaaataaaaatcagacttcaaaattcagatttgacaaaacgaaaaaaaaaaatcggtggttctctcgtatgtggtATGTCTTACCATtttcttttccttataaatGGCATGTATGTATTATGTCCAtgctttttgaaaaaaaaataattgggTAAAGACGTAAAGTatgtttttttttgtctttcaacgtgtttaaaattttttaaaattatctctaatatttaatttgatttaattttatctttaacatttaaataaattttaattttatttctactgtCATTTTTTTAACCGTAAAAAGTTGTATGTTATCGAATTTACCGGTAAAATAATTCGATGATAAATGGACACTACAAAATATAATATGGGACCAAAATTATCGTCGAAAAATCCGACGATAACCACCAATTTATTTTCATCGTATTAATTGCAAAATTCGACACAAAATTTGCCAGTAATTAACGTCAAATGAAATAATCCGCCAATAAATATTTTTCAGTGCCGTTTATACTGTCGAATGTATTCTGACGATAAATCTGACGGTACTCAGCTATTTTCTTGTGGTGAGTAAAATTATTGCTTTTGACCAATACTTTTAGTCATCAACTTAATTTCTTTAGTTTAGCAATTTAATAATATActtttaattcatatttttaaatatcgatggctaaatattaacaaaaaataataaattattttaatccCCTAACATTTCTCCAAAAAACTTGAAAGTTGGTATGTGAACCCAAAATATCCTCCCATGAATAGTGATGTAGGAGACAAAAGCTATGCACATAACTCTCTTTCAAGTACGTATTCGTTCTCCCTCTTAATTTCTGATCTCTATATAAATTTGTTTcataataatgatttttttttcaaatcttttatgCTAATTAATTTAAGTGTTCTTCTAGGCAGAAAAAGGCAATCATCAAGGCAAAACCAATATTAGAAGAAAGTATCACAAGactattataataatatttttcttaagtGTTTGAAGGTAGTTGATTTAGGGTGTTTTTCAGGACCAAATCTTTTTAAAGTGGTATCTAATATTATCATCATTATTGTTAGGGATGGCAATATACATTCTATCGGGGTATTCAATCCGATCCGATTCGAACGGATAAAGTTGCTAACTCGATCCGCAGCAGATAGAGTAAGGTTCTCGTATGGGTCGAGTAGAGTGTAGGTTGAGCCTTAACCCTATTCGATTAACTGGCAccttatatatgtatatgttatatacttatataaaaatatgttttaagtggatatttaatcaaatacttCTCACGAAATGCAAAAGATTCTTAGCCactaaaaaatatcattaattgataatttaattttttttttttttacataagattcagttctattttaaattatcatcaagttatataataatgttACATCTTTTTGGTAACTCGTGGGTAGAGTCATGTACCCGCAGATTAAAAACAAGTAGTGTTCATACCACGGGTCGAGCTATACGACCCGAGTTGACTTCAGACAGGAAcatccgacctcttcaggttGGATGACCACCGACTTCTTCCTTAAAGAGCTCAGCCAAATCGCTACAAAGGCCCAAGTAGGCCCAAGCAGAGGGACACAGCCCACTCCAAAGGCGGTTGGCCTAataagataagatgacttcactcaaaagataagataagataactaacttatctctAAAAAGGCCACCcaacaccattataaatacactggagcacccaggtataactcatactctgattctacacgAAATTCTGCCTAAagcacgtgctaacttaagtatTGGAGACTCTTGCaagtaccaccaccctccggtgacgaaggattaGCGGTACccccaagtccaacaagtcggacacgataGCTCCGACCAGtatagaagatctcgtccgagatcgaccttcagtttcaggtaaccctcggaacaggtaGGATTAGGGTTGGGAACTTGGGATATTCTCATCCTGCGGGTAGAATAAAGTtgagtttatataaaaaatttcaatctACAGATAAAGTTAGAGTTGAATCCAAACCCTACCATACTCTATCCATTGCCATCCCTAATTATTGTTGACACTATTAGCTCCAACTTGAATTTTAGTTCACCCGATTTCCAATTTTATTTGAATGATCTATTTGAACACTACAAGGTTTTTGCTTATATTTGAGGGAGTATTTTAGTGAAGGTTTCTAAAAACTTCTACAATGGCAATTTAAAAAATCtctactaataattaattaaaaataaattttggaaCAAAAcctaattttctctttttttttttcaaaacgaGAGATTGAATTAGCTCAAAGAGAACCCTAAGTTTTCTATGCCATTTTTTCTGTCGATCCCGCAGCCATTTCTGCCGCCGGCACTGTCACGACTGTCGTGTCCAT is a window from the Arachis stenosperma cultivar V10309 chromosome 3, arast.V10309.gnm1.PFL2, whole genome shotgun sequence genome containing:
- the LOC130970068 gene encoding probable jasmonic acid carboxyl methyltransferase 2, whose amino-acid sequence is MEVGMSTQNILHMNSGVGDKSYAHNSFFQKKAIIKAKPILEESMTRLYYNILPKCLKVADLGCSSGPNTLEVISNIINIVDTTSSNLNLSLPDFQFYLNDLFESDFNTVFKSLPQFYKTLEGKKGNKIGPCFINATPGTFYKRLFPTSSMHFFHCSYSLHWLSQAPEEFIDADGGEALERDGIYLRSTSPRAMQKAYLRQFQRDLKAFLKSRSEELVPGGEMVLTFIGRQNNTSEIRATWDLLGFALNDMLSENLIEKETLKSFNIPNYDPSMEEVKEIIEEEGSFILHRVETIWMGWHGNMMNNEEGANGNKLDENMTGEFIAKYIRAVTEPLLKAHFGQRIMDELFLRFKDKVAQLLRDIQILEFPNFIVSLIKNA